In Spirochaeta thermophila DSM 6578, the following proteins share a genomic window:
- a CDS encoding OmpH family outer membrane protein, whose translation MKRILIFVTGLLLLGSTLAHAEELTTVAVVDINRVAMAFFRNSSAVREIERFKTEIQEEVNRLTAEIKALQEQKLQAQEAGNEERALALDQQIYQKTQYLRDYYRVKTQQLEERQRKLTESSTFLQELKNALEYVAETHGFSVIFKSTDPDLLWWHKEVDITDLVIERLMGSAR comes from the coding sequence ATGAAGCGCATACTCATCTTTGTGACAGGACTTCTCTTACTCGGAAGTACGCTCGCCCATGCAGAGGAACTCACCACAGTGGCCGTGGTCGACATCAACAGGGTGGCGATGGCCTTTTTCCGAAACTCTTCGGCGGTGAGAGAGATAGAGCGTTTCAAGACAGAGATTCAGGAGGAGGTGAACCGACTTACCGCCGAGATAAAGGCCCTCCAGGAGCAGAAACTCCAGGCACAGGAAGCGGGAAACGAGGAGCGGGCGTTGGCCCTCGATCAGCAGATCTATCAGAAGACCCAGTATCTGAGGGATTACTATCGAGTAAAAACCCAGCAACTCGAAGAGCGGCAGAGAAAGCTCACAGAATCGTCCACCTTCCTTCAGGAGCTGAAAAACGCGCTAGAATACGTGGCCGAGACACACGGGTTCAGCGTCATCTTCAAGAGCACGGATCCCGATCTCCTCTGGTGGCACAAGGAAGTGGATATCACGGATCTCGTGATCGAACGGCTCATGGGAAGCGCTCGCTGA
- a CDS encoding histidine kinase dimerization/phosphoacceptor domain -containing protein, with protein MSHPPSSRSARLIDRILIPVIVASIGALAAGGLHMYLSLPRIAHTTAEKSLSAIERAVTSELHALLDPPADLALINAHIISLHPSLPIEKIHALFLEEIESHPEISIVAAGMEDGTYVEVQRLPQGIRYGYRPAGREGDLTFFPTPSLSPGTELQRVAGYDPRTRPWYTEALDAGTMIWSPPYRLASSDAPAMAVSTPIRLGDRTIGVSTVTIELLHFSRILETLTTPLDIRCYLFDDSHHLLAAAPALPPYRLLAPLDSREGSGTPSRDDSLTRHHPETITLTELDGIPVYLQEHLLTSRSTSFHLLTAVPRDSLTAPFRRAQLAALLTILILMVVVVVIALFSSRNIARHFDLLTHHTRVLRLQEAIPADLLTLSRRTDELGEISRALIDLKQRLDQQHEEVLQHLAARELLLKEIDHRVKNNLQTMVSILTLEMETLPSGRAKDTLHLIRQLLHTIALVHDMAYTQPSLTSIDLAQLFDHIVSLYKTTGLSLYYHPSASPHVPLASAIPYGILLSYFLEALRSYASPSDPSTLELLSHEEGYILTMRAVFSPSREVEFKKRILGSLLVKGLLPQLGGQVVFTRTPLSPRKVELETRIPFSAFEWSTDRDCNIEC; from the coding sequence ATGTCACACCCCCCGTCCTCCCGTTCAGCCCGCCTCATCGACCGCATCCTCATCCCCGTCATAGTCGCGAGCATAGGGGCCCTCGCCGCGGGCGGACTCCACATGTACCTCTCCCTCCCCCGGATTGCCCACACCACCGCCGAGAAATCCCTCTCCGCCATCGAACGCGCCGTGACCTCCGAGCTCCACGCCCTTCTCGACCCGCCCGCCGACCTCGCCCTCATCAACGCCCACATCATCTCACTCCACCCCTCCCTCCCCATCGAAAAGATCCACGCCCTCTTCCTCGAGGAAATCGAATCCCACCCTGAAATCTCCATCGTGGCCGCAGGCATGGAAGACGGAACCTACGTGGAAGTCCAACGCCTCCCGCAAGGAATCAGGTACGGCTACCGACCGGCAGGCAGGGAAGGGGACCTCACATTCTTTCCCACCCCCTCCCTCTCCCCCGGCACCGAGCTCCAGCGTGTAGCCGGATACGACCCCCGCACGCGTCCCTGGTACACCGAGGCCCTCGACGCCGGCACCATGATCTGGTCCCCCCCCTACCGCCTCGCCTCGAGCGACGCCCCCGCCATGGCCGTGAGCACCCCCATCAGACTCGGAGACCGCACGATCGGTGTGAGCACCGTCACCATAGAACTCCTCCACTTCTCCCGCATCCTCGAGACCCTCACGACACCCCTCGACATCCGGTGCTACCTCTTCGACGACTCTCACCACCTTCTCGCCGCAGCCCCTGCGCTGCCGCCATACCGCCTCCTCGCCCCCCTGGACTCCCGGGAGGGATCGGGCACCCCTTCCCGGGATGACTCCCTCACCCGCCACCATCCCGAGACCATCACCCTCACCGAACTGGACGGGATCCCGGTCTACCTCCAGGAACACCTCCTCACCTCCCGGTCCACGAGCTTCCACCTCCTCACCGCCGTCCCGAGAGACTCCCTCACCGCACCCTTCCGTCGTGCCCAGCTCGCCGCCCTCCTCACCATCCTCATCCTCATGGTCGTGGTCGTAGTGATCGCCCTCTTCTCCTCGAGGAACATCGCCCGGCACTTCGACCTCCTCACCCACCACACCAGGGTCCTGAGGCTCCAGGAGGCCATACCCGCCGACCTGTTGACCCTCTCCCGGCGAACCGACGAGCTCGGGGAGATATCCCGCGCGCTCATCGATCTCAAACAACGACTCGACCAGCAACACGAGGAGGTCCTCCAGCACCTCGCGGCACGGGAACTCCTCCTCAAGGAGATCGACCACCGGGTCAAGAACAACCTCCAGACCATGGTGAGCATCCTCACCCTGGAGATGGAAACACTCCCCTCGGGACGGGCCAAAGACACGCTCCACCTCATACGACAACTCCTCCACACCATAGCCCTGGTCCACGACATGGCCTACACCCAACCATCCCTCACCAGCATCGACCTCGCCCAACTCTTCGACCACATCGTCTCCCTCTACAAGACCACCGGTCTCTCCCTTTACTACCATCCCTCCGCTTCTCCCCACGTACCCCTCGCCTCCGCCATCCCCTACGGCATCCTCCTCTCCTATTTCCTCGAAGCACTCCGTTCCTACGCATCGCCATCAGACCCTTCCACGCTCGAACTTCTTTCCCATGAGGAAGGGTACATCCTCACCATGAGAGCCGTTTTCTCTCCCTCCAGAGAGGTGGAATTCAAGAAACGCATCCTGGGATCCCTCCTCGTCAAGGGACTCCTCCCCCAGCTAGGAGGACAGGTCGTCTTCACCCGCACCCCCCTCTCTCCCCGGAAAGTGGAACTCGAAACCCGCATTCCCTTCTCAGCCTTCGAATGGTCTACCGACAGGGACTGTAACATCGAGTGTTGA
- the mutS gene encoding DNA mismatch repair protein MutS has protein sequence MQDLQTPMMQQYWEFKKRYREEILFFRLGDFYEMFADDAKEASRILGITLTQRNGIPMCGIPFHAAQNYIARLLRAGKKIAICEQVEVPEKGRGLARREVIEVITPGTVTDEELLEKQKNNFLLAAAPAGKERVSLSCVELSTGEFLAGTAPGSFAEILARELARISPSELILPESAMEEPEIQKVLDAHGEIYVNRFPEWYFDPRTSFERLVRHFRSVNLKAFGLEEDSPELITAGPLLQYLEDTCHTLLPHVRSIHPYREEDALLLDETTIRNLELVKNIQDGGEHFTLYRVLNHTTTPMGARLLRRWILYPLVAPADIEARLEAVEHLYRDQHLLQTLRKLFASMLDIERLATRVALDKAHAKDLLAIAGTIEAYEEAFALLSGIEAFSSFLLPVDLFETLSTLADSLLPALMDNPATSLNEGNIIREGYDPEVDRCRTLRDHSQEILDRYLQEERERSGISSLKLKYNKVIGYFFEVTRANAHLVPSYFIPRQTLVQTQRFTTERLIELESQLAEAEERLVELERKIFMDLRERTKTHLEGLLALGKSVAAIDCLQSLAYAATRYGYTRPVLTTELVLDVKEGRHPVVEAHLPTGSFVPNDLLLDPPRRTLAVITGPNMAGKSTFLRQNALIVLMAQMGSFVPAKEAVIGIADRLFCRVGASDNIARGESTFLVEMNETAYILHHATPRSVIIMDEVGRGTGTIDGLSIAWAVVEYLLERVKARTLFATHFHELTKITHPAVFNLSMAVREDRDGIVFLKRVRAGAAEKSYGIHVARLAGVPEAVVKRARAIEEALSRREEDLTGTEGGPSIPPPDSRDEQPELFSPYELLAEELSHFDVERHTPLEALNAIARWKRLLSKRS, from the coding sequence ATGCAGGATCTCCAGACCCCCATGATGCAGCAATACTGGGAATTCAAGAAGCGTTATAGGGAGGAGATCCTCTTCTTTCGTCTGGGTGATTTCTATGAGATGTTCGCAGACGATGCAAAGGAGGCGAGCCGGATACTGGGCATCACCCTCACCCAGAGGAATGGGATTCCCATGTGTGGGATACCCTTCCACGCCGCTCAGAACTATATCGCAAGACTCCTCCGGGCGGGAAAGAAGATCGCAATCTGTGAACAGGTGGAAGTCCCGGAGAAGGGGAGGGGACTCGCCCGCCGGGAAGTGATCGAAGTGATCACCCCCGGCACGGTCACGGATGAGGAGCTCCTCGAAAAACAGAAGAACAACTTCCTTCTCGCGGCAGCTCCCGCCGGCAAGGAGCGGGTCTCCCTCTCCTGCGTGGAGCTGTCCACCGGGGAATTCCTTGCCGGCACCGCCCCCGGATCCTTTGCCGAGATCCTCGCACGGGAACTCGCCCGCATCTCTCCCTCTGAACTCATCCTCCCCGAGTCCGCGATGGAGGAACCCGAGATCCAGAAAGTCCTCGATGCCCATGGTGAGATCTATGTCAACCGGTTCCCCGAATGGTATTTCGATCCCCGTACCTCCTTCGAACGACTCGTACGACACTTCAGGAGTGTGAACCTGAAGGCATTCGGGCTCGAAGAGGATTCTCCAGAACTCATCACCGCTGGCCCTCTCCTCCAGTACCTCGAAGACACGTGTCACACCCTTCTTCCCCACGTCCGTTCCATCCATCCCTATCGGGAGGAAGACGCGCTCCTTCTCGATGAAACGACCATCAGGAATCTCGAATTGGTGAAGAATATTCAGGACGGGGGGGAGCACTTCACACTCTATCGAGTGCTCAATCACACCACCACCCCCATGGGAGCCCGCCTCCTCCGACGATGGATCCTCTATCCGCTCGTCGCACCCGCCGACATAGAGGCGCGGCTCGAAGCCGTGGAGCACCTCTATCGGGACCAGCACCTTCTCCAGACACTGAGGAAGCTGTTCGCTTCCATGCTGGACATCGAACGCCTCGCCACGAGGGTCGCCCTGGACAAGGCACACGCAAAGGACCTCCTCGCCATAGCCGGTACCATCGAGGCGTATGAAGAGGCTTTTGCACTCCTCTCCGGGATCGAAGCATTCTCCTCCTTCCTCCTCCCCGTGGATCTCTTCGAGACGCTGTCCACCCTCGCCGACTCGCTCCTACCTGCTCTCATGGACAACCCCGCCACCTCCCTCAATGAGGGCAACATCATACGCGAAGGCTATGATCCGGAAGTCGACCGCTGCCGAACCCTTCGGGATCACAGCCAGGAGATCCTGGATCGCTATCTCCAGGAGGAACGTGAACGGAGCGGGATAAGCTCGCTCAAACTCAAATACAACAAGGTGATCGGGTACTTCTTCGAGGTCACCCGGGCGAACGCCCATCTGGTACCCTCCTATTTCATACCCCGTCAGACATTGGTTCAGACACAACGATTCACCACGGAACGTCTCATCGAGCTCGAATCCCAGCTCGCGGAGGCGGAGGAGCGACTCGTCGAGCTGGAGCGGAAGATCTTCATGGATCTTCGCGAACGAACCAAGACACATCTTGAAGGACTACTCGCCCTCGGAAAGAGCGTTGCAGCCATCGACTGTCTCCAGTCGCTCGCCTATGCGGCGACCCGATACGGATACACCCGACCCGTCCTCACTACCGAACTCGTGCTCGACGTGAAGGAGGGGCGTCATCCCGTGGTGGAGGCCCATCTTCCCACAGGGAGTTTCGTCCCCAACGACCTCCTCCTCGATCCCCCCCGCAGGACCCTCGCCGTCATCACCGGACCGAACATGGCAGGCAAGTCCACCTTTCTCAGACAAAACGCCCTCATCGTGCTGATGGCCCAGATGGGGTCGTTCGTCCCTGCGAAGGAAGCGGTGATAGGGATCGCGGACCGCCTCTTCTGCCGCGTGGGAGCGAGCGACAACATCGCCCGCGGGGAATCCACGTTTCTCGTGGAGATGAACGAAACCGCCTACATCCTACATCACGCCACTCCGAGGAGCGTGATCATCATGGATGAGGTAGGGAGGGGCACGGGAACCATAGACGGCCTTTCCATTGCATGGGCTGTGGTGGAGTATCTCCTGGAGAGGGTGAAGGCCCGCACGCTTTTCGCCACCCATTTCCACGAGCTCACGAAGATCACACATCCCGCGGTCTTCAATCTCAGTATGGCGGTAAGGGAAGATCGGGATGGAATCGTCTTCCTCAAAAGAGTGCGGGCAGGGGCCGCGGAAAAATCCTACGGCATACACGTGGCACGACTGGCCGGTGTCCCGGAGGCTGTGGTGAAACGGGCCCGAGCGATAGAAGAGGCTCTGAGCCGGAGGGAGGAAGATCTCACTGGAACCGAAGGGGGCCCCTCCATCCCCCCGCCCGACTCCAGGGACGAGCAGCCCGAACTGTTCTCACCATACGAACTCCTCGCGGAAGAACTCTCGCATTTCGACGTGGAAAGGCACACCCCACTCGAAGCCCTCAATGCCATAGCACGATGGAAGCGACTCCTCTCGAAGCGATCCTAG
- a CDS encoding IS256 family transposase produces MKRGNTRTLIDTQYTLSDLMKQVEAQLREEVRHTYKTYLEHLLETLREEAVGRPRYARGEAEKAPYYRYGYRKWKSVQTPWGPIEEVRVPRIRTGGGKEVKLVTYEQRLVALAEQLLLGYVRGMSARTWAILLRELGIGEAHPQTLLRLIKRLREEKERWRRRPIRGVKALVLDGVWGKLRGKGRRGLVILSAVGVKEDGSHELLDWVVAEQEDRASYERLLTKLYERGLEEVELVVADEAEGIWQAVETVYPEAKKQVCLWHLQCTLEQKLLQDMGDQKGKKAHLQEERRAFRTEYWRLFEAGGKEEAEEAFEAFVKKWATKAPRMTAALLWRKERLFSYLELPYEWKEKVRTSNLAENMFRHMRSFLRRYPGYMSRAHADEVVGLYVVGMQVIQEVGRCTPYQLQLNFNTPP; encoded by the coding sequence ATGAAGCGTGGTAACACACGCACACTGATTGATACACAGTATACCCTCTCTGATCTGATGAAGCAAGTGGAGGCCCAACTCCGGGAGGAGGTGCGCCACACCTACAAGACGTACCTGGAGCACCTCCTTGAGACGCTGAGAGAGGAGGCAGTGGGACGACCACGATATGCACGAGGGGAAGCTGAGAAGGCACCGTACTACCGGTACGGCTACAGAAAGTGGAAGAGCGTGCAGACCCCCTGGGGGCCGATCGAGGAGGTACGCGTGCCCCGCATTCGCACCGGCGGGGGGAAGGAGGTAAAGCTGGTGACCTACGAGCAGAGGCTCGTGGCCCTCGCTGAGCAGCTCCTCCTTGGGTATGTGAGAGGGATGAGCGCGCGGACGTGGGCCATTCTGTTACGGGAGCTGGGGATAGGAGAGGCTCACCCGCAGACACTCCTTAGGCTCATAAAGCGTCTTCGCGAGGAGAAAGAGCGGTGGCGGAGGCGGCCCATTAGAGGGGTGAAGGCGCTCGTGCTGGATGGGGTGTGGGGAAAGCTGAGGGGAAAAGGGAGGAGGGGGCTGGTGATCCTGAGTGCCGTGGGAGTGAAGGAGGACGGGTCTCATGAGCTCCTCGACTGGGTGGTTGCGGAGCAGGAGGACCGGGCGAGCTACGAGCGACTCCTTACCAAACTCTATGAGCGAGGGCTTGAGGAGGTGGAGCTGGTGGTGGCCGATGAGGCAGAGGGGATCTGGCAGGCGGTGGAGACCGTGTATCCTGAGGCGAAGAAGCAGGTATGCCTCTGGCACCTGCAATGCACCCTTGAGCAGAAGCTTCTGCAGGATATGGGGGACCAGAAGGGGAAGAAGGCTCACCTCCAGGAGGAGAGGCGAGCCTTTCGGACTGAGTACTGGAGGCTCTTTGAGGCAGGAGGGAAGGAGGAGGCAGAGGAAGCGTTCGAGGCATTCGTGAAGAAGTGGGCGACGAAGGCCCCCCGGATGACGGCTGCTCTCCTGTGGCGGAAGGAGCGGCTCTTCTCCTATCTGGAGTTACCCTATGAGTGGAAGGAGAAGGTGAGGACGAGCAACCTTGCGGAGAACATGTTTCGTCACATGAGGAGCTTTCTGCGGAGGTATCCTGGGTATATGAGCCGTGCCCATGCAGATGAGGTGGTAGGCCTCTACGTGGTGGGCATGCAGGTGATACAAGAGGTGGGGAGATGCACCCCTTATCAACTCCAGCTCAATTTCAACACTCCCCCTTGA
- a CDS encoding ribosome maturation factor RimP, which produces MLPRAIRTPEEEKLYQHFVPLLEKMGYALVELHLRYRRGGAALEIVIHGAHLSVDDCARVLRLLKPKAQLLLDLADLHMEVMSPGIDRVLKNRDELALFVGKGLKLLDTRSQRWEGGILEAVTEDHVVLRKGAERRSIPIDSIGKAKLDFTQEETTPYGH; this is translated from the coding sequence TTGTTACCCAGAGCGATCCGGACTCCGGAAGAAGAGAAGCTGTATCAGCACTTCGTGCCGCTCCTTGAGAAGATGGGCTACGCCCTCGTTGAACTGCACCTCAGGTATCGTAGAGGAGGAGCGGCCCTCGAAATAGTCATCCACGGCGCACACCTCTCCGTCGACGACTGTGCCCGTGTCCTCAGGCTCCTCAAACCCAAGGCACAGCTGCTCCTCGACCTTGCCGACCTCCACATGGAGGTCATGTCGCCGGGTATCGACCGTGTGCTCAAGAACAGGGATGAACTCGCACTCTTCGTGGGGAAAGGCCTGAAACTCCTCGACACGCGTAGCCAGCGGTGGGAGGGGGGCATTCTCGAGGCCGTCACCGAAGACCACGTCGTGCTCCGGAAGGGAGCGGAGCGCCGGTCCATCCCTATTGACTCCATAGGAAAAGCGAAATTAGACTTCACCCAAGAGGAGACTACCCCCTATGGCCACTGA
- a CDS encoding ComF family protein translates to MDALQAPFLYHHTIPRLLLAYKHHGQRHLARLIATLLLPALASFPPDAPVIPVPTHPHRLRTLGFGHTELVARHLTRLTRRPRSPLRLQHTHPTRYHPQKHLPRALRLTSVLGVYRATPSPVDPPRTVILLDDVVTTGATIGECAHILRTGGVSTVYALALARDI, encoded by the coding sequence GTGGACGCACTCCAGGCCCCCTTCCTCTACCATCACACCATCCCCCGTCTCCTGCTCGCCTACAAACATCACGGACAGCGGCATCTCGCGCGCCTCATCGCCACCCTCCTCCTCCCCGCCCTCGCATCCTTCCCTCCCGACGCCCCCGTCATTCCCGTCCCCACCCACCCCCATCGCCTCCGCACCCTCGGATTCGGCCACACCGAACTCGTCGCCCGTCATCTCACCCGGCTCACCCGCCGTCCCCGATCCCCCCTCCGCCTTCAGCACACACACCCCACCCGCTACCACCCCCAGAAGCACCTTCCCCGCGCCCTTCGCCTCACCTCGGTCCTCGGCGTCTACCGGGCCACCCCTTCCCCCGTCGACCCTCCCCGCACCGTCATCCTCCTGGACGACGTAGTCACCACGGGAGCCACGATAGGGGAGTGCGCCCACATCCTTCGGACCGGAGGAGTCTCCACCGTCTACGCCCTCGCCCTCGCCCGCGACATCTGA
- the nusA gene encoding transcription termination factor NusA: protein MATDLKEAIQMLVQERGIPEELVQKTIEDFLLAAYKKRFGTAENAHVEFSEDGTEVTLYAKKQVVADEDFEDEVLQIPLSEARKLAPEAEPGDELLMEVDPKSFDRGAVQVAKQRAQQELKEIQRDTLYSEFKDKVGELIIGYYQRERNGNIYVDLGKIEGILPRKYQSPREVYRPNDRIKALIYEVNKTPSGLQVILSRTHTEFVRKILELEVPEIYDKTVEIFKIVREPGYRTKIAVYSRKEGVDPVGACVGVKGVRIQALVNELEGERVDVIRYDPDPVAFIKNSLSPAEVEQVIILDRNKKHALAVVKDNQLSLAIGKQGLNVRLANRLVDWNIDVKTAKQVEEMGIGKEAMEAVSAVFSDLDEQVEEITRIEELPGLPPHIVEILSRQGYEEIEDLVFAYQDNGLEHIPELTEEDRQLIGKILEDAVEIVEEEETAQGMTEEGEEEYVETYLCPECSAEVTPGMDRCPQCGVELVFTDEEEEN, encoded by the coding sequence ATGGCCACTGATCTCAAAGAAGCCATTCAGATGCTCGTGCAGGAACGCGGCATACCGGAGGAGCTCGTCCAGAAGACCATCGAGGACTTCCTCCTCGCCGCGTACAAGAAGAGATTCGGCACAGCGGAGAACGCCCACGTGGAGTTCTCCGAAGACGGCACCGAAGTGACCCTCTACGCGAAGAAGCAGGTGGTGGCCGACGAAGACTTCGAAGACGAAGTGCTCCAGATCCCCCTCTCCGAGGCCAGGAAACTCGCGCCCGAGGCCGAACCAGGCGATGAGTTGCTCATGGAGGTGGACCCCAAGAGCTTCGACCGCGGGGCGGTGCAGGTGGCGAAACAACGCGCCCAACAGGAACTCAAGGAGATACAGAGGGACACCCTCTACTCCGAGTTCAAGGACAAGGTGGGAGAACTCATCATCGGGTATTACCAGCGGGAACGGAACGGCAACATCTACGTGGACCTCGGCAAGATCGAAGGCATACTGCCGCGGAAATACCAGTCCCCGAGAGAGGTCTACCGTCCCAACGACAGGATCAAGGCCCTCATCTACGAAGTCAACAAGACCCCCTCCGGCCTCCAGGTGATCCTCTCCCGCACCCACACGGAATTCGTGCGCAAGATACTCGAACTGGAAGTCCCCGAGATCTACGACAAGACCGTCGAGATATTCAAGATCGTACGCGAACCGGGATATCGCACCAAGATCGCCGTCTACTCAAGGAAAGAAGGGGTGGACCCGGTGGGTGCGTGTGTGGGGGTGAAAGGCGTGCGCATCCAGGCCCTGGTGAACGAACTGGAGGGGGAACGCGTGGACGTGATCCGCTATGACCCCGATCCGGTCGCCTTCATCAAGAACTCCCTCTCTCCCGCCGAGGTGGAGCAGGTCATCATCCTCGACCGCAACAAGAAACACGCCCTCGCAGTGGTGAAGGACAACCAGCTCTCACTCGCCATCGGAAAGCAGGGGCTCAACGTCCGTCTCGCCAATCGCCTGGTCGACTGGAACATCGACGTGAAGACCGCCAAACAGGTCGAAGAGATGGGTATCGGAAAGGAGGCCATGGAAGCGGTCTCCGCCGTCTTCAGCGACCTCGATGAACAAGTGGAGGAGATCACGAGGATAGAAGAACTCCCGGGTCTTCCCCCACATATCGTGGAGATCCTCTCCCGTCAGGGATACGAGGAGATAGAGGATCTCGTCTTCGCCTATCAGGACAACGGACTCGAGCACATCCCCGAGCTCACCGAAGAGGACAGGCAACTCATCGGCAAGATCCTCGAGGACGCCGTCGAAATCGTGGAGGAAGAGGAGACGGCGCAGGGGATGACGGAGGAGGGAGAAGAAGAGTATGTCGAGACATACCTCTGCCCCGAATGTTCCGCCGAGGTGACTCCGGGAATGGATCGTTGTCCGCAGTGTGGGGTGGAGCTCGTGTTTACAGATGAAGAAGAGGAGAACTAG